The following is a genomic window from Pan paniscus chromosome 6, NHGRI_mPanPan1-v2.0_pri, whole genome shotgun sequence.
gttgttattattttacagatgaaaatagTGAGGTTCAGAATAGGGGACTCAACTTTGTAATGTTCAACATTCAGAATCAAGGTCAGAATGATTGCCTAAAGAGCACTGCTAACAATGCTTATCTCATTGTTCTTCAGACATcgtattttttttcaattactgCTAATTTTGTCATGCTATGGAAGAATAAAGAACTGTATCCATGAAGGCTTTTTCCTCATTCTATGCACTGAAGATCTTTCTTTGATGTGTAGCTGGAGTACACTCTCAAAGAAAACTTTATTTCAGGCAACTGTGTCTTTATTGTATCTGCTGAGGCTTTttactcagagaaaaaaataatctgacTTCTTAAGCTATGAAATCCAAAATGCAAAACCATgccaataatgaaaaaaaaatgtgttcagcTTATAGTATCATTTTCTGTCATCCTTGGCTTCACAAATGAGCTGATACAACATTAGTTTGTGTGAAGAATCACCACTATGTGTGAAGAATCACCACTATGGAGTTGTCACCTTATGACCCTTGCTAGCAAActcttaaaatgtacatttgacaTCTCAGTTAGATGTGGTTTGGATGCAGTTCACATCTAATTAAATAAGACTAACAGTTCTATTTGCTCCTTTTTTTATTCAATTCCTTTAGAAATAGTTTATTTTGGCTACTGCTTTCTTTCAGAAATGTCATACCaaaaaaaacacatgtaaaaTTCTATAAATGCagattattttacttataaaCTTTGATTAGTCAAACAATTCTAACCATTTGGCAAAAGGAAGCTCATGATGCATTTGTAACTGCTGAGGCATCCAAGTGCTTGCTACCCTGGGTCCCTGAACTGGGTGCAGAAACACAGAGATGCACACAGCACAGTTGAGAGCCACGGGGTTTGTCACATCCCACTCCCAGGATTCTGTCTCAGGCTGCCCTCCCTCTGTAAGTTGTGACCCTGCTTCACCTCTGGGAGGTCTCCTATGTCTCATCGAAAGACTATCTTTGGAAAGAAATTTAGTCTTTTCAGttccctgtttctttcttttgatttttaactgGAAATTCCCAGAagctactttacagatgagaaaattaaaagacattgAAATGTAGTTCTCTGTATGATGAAGCTCATTTTCTTTGACCTGTGCAGATTTATAACTTGGCTTTGCTTCTGCCCTTGTTCATAATTTGGTGGACGTGGCAAAAATTTTCAACCTGGTTTAAGATCCACTTCTACTTGTAGTCAATAGATGATGTTGATTGTTTCTCTATCAGGACAACTCGGGAAAAAAGTACACGCTTCTGTAGGAGAAGTGATACTGAGATTTTTCAATTTCTACTTACTTGTTAAGGATTAATACTTTCTCATAATTTAGTgacatttctcccatttgaagCTCTAAGAAAGTCTTCTAAGATCAGATGTTCCTGTTAAAACTTGGTGagaagaccaggcacagtggctcacacctgtaatcccggcactttggaaggccaaggtgggtgaatcacttgaggtcaggagttcgagaccagcctggccaatatggtgaaaccccgtctctactaaaaatacaaaaattagccaggcatggtggtgcatgcctgtagtcccagctactctggaggctgaggcaagagaattgcttgagcccaggaggcagagtttgcagtgagccgcgattgtgccactgttctccagcctgggcaacagagcaagactccatctcaaaaacaaaaaaacaaacaaacaaacaaacaaaaaaacaacttggTGAGATGCAGAGAAATAGTGTAAACTTTAATTCTATATTTCATTGTGAAGTTTTTCTAAATAAGAAATGCCCTGTTTTGTTTCCTGTAAAGCACAAAgttcattaaaaacaaatgaacggGTGTGCAATTTATACAAAAGATAAGTCGCTGAATATTCCAACTTTGTAGAGATCATCAGTATAAATAACTTCATGCTTAAAGAATTTTCCTGCAAATATGTGAATAGAtacaaaagacataaatatctttatattctaaaatataaatcaggTCATATAATACACACATACGTTAACTTCATGGAATGACCTAAAGATCAAAATtgtcctttttcatggctgcatagtattctgtgttgTAATAACAGCCAAATGAAAATAATCGATCCCCAACTGATAAACTTTTAAGttgatttcaatctttttatttttttattttttaaatttttgtgggtatatagtaggcatatatatttatggggtacatgagatgttttgatagagGCATGCAAtctgaaataagcacatcatggggaatggggtatccatcccctcaagcatttatctttcgagttacaaataatacaaatacaattacactctttaagttattttaaaatgtacaattatgttattactgactatagtcaccctattgtgctatcaaatcataattcaaatttttaaatatataaacaagatTACGAAGAATAAGTACGACCTTTTGCTCACTATGCTTCAGTTTCattgtgtttctttctcttcccagaaGTCACCAAGCACTTCTTGCCCAGAGACTTTGCCTTTACTGTTCCCTGTGAAGAGAATGGTCCTCCTTTGGCTCTGGGCAGGGTTGCGGCCTTCATTGTTTAGGTTCCTTTCACCTGACTCTGCTTGAGAGAGACCTTTCCTGACCATCTCATCTAAAGGAGTCTTCCTCAAACCAAGCAACTTTCTAttattttacccagatttttttttactgttcttttcACAGTCAGCAATTATCTTATTTACTCATTTACTCCTGGTGTTTTAGTGGTAGTAACTAACCATTCCCTCTCTCTGCtccagaaaaaaatcagttaagaAATGCATACAAGAatcagatataattttaaaatatatatatttcatatattttgctaGTAAGGCTTATTGAAAAGCATGGTTCATATCTTCAAAAAAATTTCTTtccaaattaaaatcataatcaCTAGCTGACACCTCTCCCGACCTCCAAATGGTAAGAAACATGCTCCTGGTGCCTTATGCCAAAGGGGGTGGAAATTCATGTGGGTGAAACAGAGAAGGGGCATCCTCAGTTTCTCTTTCCTGTTTCACAATCATATAAATTAGGGGACAGAGAAAGGCAGGTATATTCCAAGACAATTTCATCCAAGGGCATAACAATTTCCTTCTCTAAATGGGAATGTGAGGAGTGGAAGAGAACACTGCCTTAACTTCACTTCTTCATGACCTGGTCCCCTTCTGAATGCATCTACCTCCACCACTGTGCCTCCTGCGCTTAGAACAGTGGCTAAAACAGATCATGCACTCCAGGATCATTTGTTAAAGGATGGATGAAGTACAAATTGACACTGGATAATATTGTTCTCTTATCGAATTAGCaaaggttgaaaataaaaatacgtgGTGGTGATGACCATGTGGGAAAGAGGCATGATTCTCAGGTACACATCAGTGATATATTATATTGgtataaaataatagaatttataTAGATAAAAATTAGCAGAATTTGTATTGGTAAATTTTCTGAAGCAAAGCTGGAAATAGACATCAAAAGCTTGGAATTTCAATATATTTAGCACCTGCAAATTCACTTTTAGAATACATTCTCAATTAAACATCATCAATATAAGCCAAACATAAGCTTGTAAGAATATTTATCTCAATGCTACCaaacataaaagaaatagaaaccaaaaatttCTGACAAGAAAAATGattcaataaattataataaaaaggatATTGTACtgcttttatatattattatatatttgtatattgcctttttattttttgtatattatatatttactattttgatTTACAGACTTGAAActattttcctacattttcttccattttaattcTTTCACATGTGACTAAATTTTAGCATCAAGTGCTgataaagaattaaataaaatacttgaaataGAACTACAAACCCTAGAGATGGAAAATAGGTACCAGAGGTGCTTCCAGGGAGTATTGGCCAGTGGCTGAAAAAATGATGGTTGTAGGAAGTTTTAAAGAAACTACAAAGTTGAAAGGCTATTTACAAAAGATTTTCAATCTTAAATATGAAAGTAGAATTCATGTGAGAAGGTAAATGGGTTGCTAAGCAAGAATATGAAGAACAGAATGCCCTAACCACTTCATACTGGGTAGAAAAACGCAAGCATGCCCAGGATATAAAACCATCTTGTATTGCAGCATTTTGTCAGTGTCATCTCTAATTTCACTACGTTAATAACTAAGGATTCCACCCTATAAAAGAAGCAGAGTACCTGAATTCTCCTAAATGACACGTGTTtccatgcatgtatgtgtatacagtAATACAAGATATATTATATTACAccttatgttaatttttttatataagaAGTATTATAGCTATACTTTTTTTCCGATTACTCTATTGGTacaagaggattttttaaatttcatgagcATAATTGAGTTGGTTCCAGTAACATATTTGAAACAAATTCAACAAAGAATCCattcaaaataatacatttcttaaTGCTCCCTCTGAAACACTCAGCAAATATTGTGCATCTTTGACCCACAGCTCTGACCTTCCTGTCCTAGATGAgggtttgtctttctctgccacaAGAGCATGGAAGGCAACCAGACATGGATCACAGACATCAccctgctgggattccaggttgGTCCAGCACTGGCGATTCTCCTCTGTGGACTCTTCTCTGTCTTCTATACACTCACCCTGCTGGGGAATGGGGTCATCTTTGGGATTATCTGCCTGGACTCTAAGCTTCACAcacccatgtacttcttcctctcaCACCTGGCCATCGTTGACATGTCCTATGCTTCCAACAATGTTCCCAAGATGTTGGCAAACCTAATGAACCAGAAAAGAACCATCTCCTTTGTTCCATGCATAATGCAGACTTTTTTGTATTTGGCTTTTGCTGTTACAGAGTGCCTGATTTTGGTGGTGATGTCCTATGATAGGTATGTGGCCATCTGCCACCCTCTCCAGTACACTGTCATCATGAGCTGGAGAGTGTGCACGATCCTGGTTCTCACGTCCTGGTCATGTGGGTTTGCCCTGTCCCTGGTACATGCAATTCTCCTTCTAAGGTTGCCCTTCTGTGGGCCCCGGGATGTGAACCACCTCTTCTGTGAAATTCTGTCTGTCCTCAAGCTGGCCTGTGCGGACACCTGGGTTAACCAAGTGGTCATATTTGCTACCTGTGTGTTTGTCTTAGTCGGGCCTCTTTCCTTGATTCTGGTCTCCTACATGCACATCCTCGGGGCCATCCTGAAGATCCAGACAAAGGAGGGCCGCATAAAGGCCTTCTCCACCTGCTCCTCCCACCTGTGTGTGGTTGGACTATTCTTTGGCATAGCCATGGTGGTTTACATGGTCCCAGACTCTAATCAACGAGAGGAGCAGGAGAAAATGCTGTCCCTGTTTCACAGTGTCTTTAATCCAATGCTGAACCCCCTGATCTACAGCCTGAGGAATGCTCAGTTGAAGGGCGCCCTCCACAGAGCACTCCAGAGGAAGAGGTCCATGAGAACGGTGTATGGGCTTTGCCTTTAAAACATGTGGTTTGCTGAAGCaagaattttgaatatattttgtagaagaagtttaatataaaaatggTGAGTGATTGAATTCAAGCTTTGAAAATAGGGCAATATTCAATGGAATGTATGTTCTCTAAAATCGAGGAATCATCTCAGTAGATAGGAGAGCAAAATTATCAGAATATTTAGCCTTTCCTTTAAAAGTGTTAGAAcatctttttgcttttatttttatttatttactttttatgtcacagtgccattttatataatttcctGAAATAGGCAAAATGAAACTCTGGTGTTAAAGGAGATAACAGCATTGTTTTATAATAGCTAAAACCTGAAAAGAATCCAAATATCTATCAACAGGGAGAAGTTGAGTAACTTGTATATTCACACAGCAGAATACTAAGtaacaaagaaaatgaatgaacctCAACATACAGTAACATGGATGAATATTACAAACACAAAATCTGGAGTGatagaagccagacacaaaaggatgtATGATTCCACCTACATAAATTTCAAACATAGGCAATAACTAAACTATAACGTTAAAGCTAGGATATTAGACATCATTAGGATGAAGGGAGTAGATAGTGACTGGGAGGGGTAGGAAGGCAGCTGGGTAATGGCCATTTACTGATAATCCCTTGCACTATACATTTATGCTTTGTGTACATTTCTcttgtgtacattttaaaaataatttctacatttattttagattcaggttgtacatgtgcaggtttgttacatgggtgtattgtGTGATGATGAGGTCTGTGGTACAGATGATCCCTCCCCCAGGTACTaggcatagtacccaataggtttTTTTTCGGTCCACACCCCCTTCCTCCTTACactctctagtagtccccagtgtctacttttcccatctttatgtccatatgtactcaaagtttagctcccagttataaatgagaacatgtggtatttggttttctgttccagtattaatttgcttaggataatggcttacATTTGCAtacatattgctgcaaaggacataatttcattttctatggCTATGTactattccacggtgtatatgtaccacattttctttatccagtctacttcTGATGgccacctaggttgattccatgcctttgttattgtgaatagcactgtgaagaacatacacgtgtatgtgtttctttgatagaaatatttcttttcctttgggtatataccctgtaatgggattgttgagttgaatggtagttctatttttagttctttaagaaacctCCAAACCTCTTTCTGCAAtgactgaactagtttacattttcaccagcagtgtataagtgtttccttttatcTGCAGcattgccaacatctgttatgttttgactttttagtaatagccattctgactgatttAATGATAgaatgtcattgtggttttgatttgcatttatctgattattagtgaagatgagcattttttcatgtttgttggctgcttgtatgtcttcttttgtaaagtgtttgtttatattctttgcccatttttaatggggttgttttttgtttgttgatttgtttgtttcttatagattctgaatattagaccttgttggatgcatagtttgcaaattttttctcaCATTCTTTAGACTGTCTATTTATTCCGCtgatagtttctttcgctgtgcagaatctctttagtttaattacatcccatttgtcaattttggttttttacAATGGCTTTTGGGGACCTTGCCAACAATTCTTTGTCAATGCTGATGTCAAGTAGggtattttctagattttcttctaggatttttataggtgtggttttacatttaagtctttaatccatcttgagtcattttttatatatggtgaaagtagggggtccagtttcactcttctgcatatggctagccagttatcccagcaccatttgtcaaataggaagtcctttccccattgcttatttttgttgactttgtcaaagaccagtggttttaggtgtgcagctttatttctgggttttctattctgttccgttggtctgtatgtctgtacAACATCTTGTATCCCTTGATGAAATAATTTAGGAGTAAAAGGGAATAAGATACGGAAAGCTTTAGATCAATACTAAACTGTGtaaaaaaccctaaaatataTTAAAGCTTTAGGATttggtaaaatgaagaaaatccatGAGTAAATATTCAAATGGCCCAGGAGACAACAATGGTTTTGAGCATTATTCAAACTTTACACTTACTCTTGGGTGATGCTAATTACTGAAAAGGCAAGATTTAATCACCTGTTGAAGctcttgaaatttttttcatcaatactTTTTAATGTTTGAACCAACCTGTATGTAGATGGTGACACCAAACATCCCAACACAGCTTTGTTATAACCAACATCATTTATCTTTCATGGTGGCAAAAGATCTCCTAGATTCATGAGATTGGATTGAAACGTTGTGTTTATGATGCTGATggtgataaaataaataatgaatactcTTTGTGTAGTTGTTAGCTAAGGCAGTATATTAATAAATCAGTTTTACAAGTATTATCtttatttaggattttaaaaactgtgattaCCTTTGGATGTACAATACTGTCaagttattaatttctttttcaattattattagGGTATCTGACAAAGttggtaaatttttatatttttataacacaCTAAAACTATGATCTACCAAAAAGTCAAATTTTTACTAaaggtgtaaatatttaaacttttagcAAGGAGACATGGTTGTTTCAAAGCTATCAGGTTAACCATTTCAGCAGATTAATATTGGAAAAAGAGGTAgtttctacatatatatttaacatttatggC
Proteins encoded in this region:
- the LOC100976806 gene encoding olfactory receptor 2A2 encodes the protein MEGNQTWITDITLLGFQVGPALAILLCGLFSVFYTLTLLGNGVIFGIICLDSKLHTPMYFFLSHLAIVDMSYASNNVPKMLANLMNQKRTISFVPCIMQTFLYLAFAVTECLILVVMSYDRYVAICHPLQYTVIMSWRVCTILVLTSWSCGFALSLVHAILLLRLPFCGPRDVNHLFCEILSVLKLACADTWVNQVVIFATCVFVLVGPLSLILVSYMHILGAILKIQTKEGRIKAFSTCSSHLCVVGLFFGIAMVVYMVPDSNQREEQEKMLSLFHSVFNPMLNPLIYSLRNAQLKGALHRALQRKRSMRTVYGLCL